Within the Silurus meridionalis isolate SWU-2019-XX chromosome 2, ASM1480568v1, whole genome shotgun sequence genome, the region CCTTGTTTAAAGACCGGACCGAAAAAGCTACCAATTGAATCTTCCATCCTTCTCAATGATACAGAGCAGACGACACGAAGACCTCGGAGATgccaggaaaaaaaacttttattcctTGAAAACCTCACAGAGTGAGAATGCAGCCACAGTACGGTCtgaagaaagatagaaagaaagaaaaagaagaagggagGGATGACATCGGGCAAAGAACTCAAACAAGTGCTTTCTTCTTTTcacttgagatttttttttttcgcgtCTGCAGACCAGTTAACATCGATCGTCGGCGGACGTTAACGATCCGAGAACACTTCAGGGACAAACTGTCCATAATTTAAACACAAACGCACactcaaaaacaaaatcacCAATGACAACCATCGCTGATTACTAGAACACCACAGAGGACTCACCGGGGACATCCCGATCTTAGTACTGAAAGAGCAATACCAACAAcgggcttttttttctttttcttttttctccttcctttcaaaATTCAAAAAATCAGAAGCCTTTTCTTTCCCAAGACGCCTTTCAAAATACGTTAAACCACACTTGTCATGTTATCATTTCATCACAGCTGGACAAGGGCTCCATCTGTagttcaggtactgatgttgcgATTATCCCAGAAATAAAATCCTTCAGTAAGTGCATTAttttaaatccaaaaacaaaacaaaacaaggcaACCCCTAAGCAAACCAAAAAGTCAATCGAAGGGTCTTGAGAAAGACAGCAGGCTGGCTTTCAACACTCACGTCATTAAGAGCAGGGAGTGAACTCTGCAATACTGAAAACCAAATACTTTCCTATGCACAATAGCGCCACCATGTGGCAACACCAAAACGGCTCTCCGCTACCAAGACACTGAACTAGAAAATACACTCGACGGTTCGGTTCGCTGCTTCAGTAGTGCAGCACATCACTGTAGAACAAAATCACAGTCCTAGCTACTTGGCACTGGACTAAATTTTAATTGGAACAGATACACACCTGCCTGGCTAGTGGAATCATCCGGAATAATCTGGAACATGCTCAGGCTTGCTGTGTATGCTGCACATTATATAcgcaatgattttttttttttatatatatcccCCTTCTACACTACTCTTTACACATTGTTTCAATTGACAGTGCAACACAGGCCAAATAAACAGGTGTAAACAAGATTTTAAGGCCGAATCCGAATTCAAAGTTGGAGAGATGGTGCTGTGGGGGGCGATGGCTCCAGATCAGATAAGGAAACGGTCGTAAAAACAGGGATCCGAGTTTAGCAGGGGACAAAATCTTTCAGATTCACCGACGTGGTCCTGTCTAAAGGCACTGGGGTATCTGGCGGTCAGGAGTTTATTGAAAATTGAATGAGTTCTATCACTTTGTCCACATGTTCTAATTTGACCAGATGCTTTTAGCATAGTAAATGGGCAGTGATTTAGTGAATTATACTTttatccaaaaataaaattccaaagAGTTGTAAATCTGAAAACTTGTCccctccttaaaaaaaaaaataattcaaggctgataataatgtacaggaaaaataaagtgagagccttatttttttttctttgcactaaagatggaaaaagaaaacaacccaAAATGCACACCAACGTCTGTGAGGTTTCTAGacaattacaagaaaaaaaaaaaagatattccaACAACAGCAGATTCCTACTCAGCGGGTGATGTCtcttaaaagtttttttttgtctcttttttttttttttactacaacaAATACAGTCACACAATACGACATCCTTCTGACCAGGTGAGAAATAGTAGTagaagaaaaacaacaagaaaaaaattgagagagagatagagagagagagagagcgagagagagagagagagagagagagagagagagagagagagagagagagagagagagaaaatcccCAAACATTCCTAAGGGGCCAGGTCTGGacctgtgaagaaaaaaaacaaaacaaaatagaaaactgaaataaagataaaaagcacgagaaggagagaaaaagagaaaggaaaagagagggaaagcgagatgaatggatggatggattgtaTGGTGAGCTGGTGCAGGCATTCATTTTTTCAGGGGCTGATAGACAGATGCATTGGGGTCCAGGCCAGATGGACTAGTGTCCATAAACTTGGAGGAGTAGTGAGGGGTCACTGGGTTCATGTTGCTGGTATCCGTTGAGTAACCAATGCTGGGCATGACTGCCATCACCTCAGCAATCTTCTGCTTCAGATCTTTTATCTCCTGATCTTTCTGCAGGATCTGACCTGGAGGAGGGAGAACAAGAATCTTTAGGGTTCTGGATCAGAAAGCGCACTGTGTCTCTATCCAAAgatccaaagaaaaaaaaaaaacttcaataaaataaaattgttacaGTTGAAGAGGATAATAAACCACTTTGGGATATACAGTACCAATATCTTGCCATCTCGTTGTGTATTATTTGCCCAGGGTGGTTTATTCCTAAAATAGGTCTAACAAAGAAACCCTGCttccctatttaaaaaaaaaaaatgtattcaatttttaaaaaactgcGGACCTTGTGCGATCTCCAGCTGTCGTTTGGCGTCTCCGAGTGCAGAGAAAAGGTCCAACTTGATTCTGGTCTCTGCACTCAAGCTGTTCTCCAAATGCTGGGTCTTATCCTGCATGGCTGAGAGCGCAGACATCAACACCTCCGTGTCCTTCTCGttctctttatatttatgaagcTCCTAAAAAGGACAGACCATTAAAATGAGTCTTGATCGTCGTTTTCAAGGTTTTATTTGTGGTCGAATGCCACATGTTTTTGCAATCTATGTGCACTGTGTTAATGTTACTCACCTGGACTTTGAGCTCGAGCTCACAGATCAAGTCCTCTTTGACTTTAATGTCCAGTGTGAGTTTCTTACACTCCGTCTCCAGCTCGGAGATCCTCCTCCTTAGAGACTCTGTACATTCACCCCTGCAAGAGACACAATAAAAAGACAAGTCCTATAAGACACAGGGGCAGTTTTTCAGTGGCCCGGGCGATGGCATTTCCAACAGCACTGCACGGAAATAGATGGACTGGATCGTTTTGGATATATTAATGAAGTCAGGCACACAATTAATTCTGGACTTGACCTCTAGTCCAAAATCAGAACTGCTGTATGTTTTAGGAGCACTGGTTTATTTGAAACGGCATTGAATAGAACTGATTTAGAAATAATGACTATGGTAAAGTTTGTGACTGAAAAGAGTATCAATTCAGGGTTCctacatatttttcatttaaaaattccatacatttaaatatgaatattccCTAGAGATTTTTAAGACaatatttaacatctgaaataatgatCTTAAATTCAAACTATAACGTGTTACACATCACTGATGTATGTTAAGAGACAGAATCTCTGATGCGCTCAAAGTGTTTAGTCGTACGATCCGGGGGGATTTACCGTCATGCCTTACAACGCAACAACTAATCACAGCTGTGCAGATCCAGTTTAGCGCCAATCTTTTTGCAGTGCTAAGATTCTGCTTCTAGCTccacaaaaaatacatttgccgtgtccacactaatacgtttTCGCTTTAAAACGCATATTTTTCCACTCTGTTTTGGTCTTTTATCCACATTGAGTCAAGAAAATGCTCTCCGAAGCGGATGAACACGAAAATGACGCATTCCTAGTCATTGCTGTGATGTTTCAAAGGGCCGAAAAGTAAATGAATGCCAGGCCGAAGCATCTTACGTTTTGCTTGTGCACAGTAAGATGccgttttcaaatgtatatgGATTCGTGTAGTGcctctgttttatttgtaaaaaaaaaaataataataaaaataaaaaacattatttgaaCAAAATATTTGATTTCTTAGAAAACTGAATATGGCAATAATATGGAAACACAGTGtgtcccccccacccccaaattAAATTCAAGACTTTTTTgatacttttccaaaatgcgtAGGAACCCTGATTAATAGTCCTTTttagtagtaaaagtagtaaaTACATATAGCACATTAACAGCCCCCCAAGAGGTACCTGGATGCAGCTGCGAGGGCAGCAGCTCTGGCTTCTTCCAGCTTCTTACGCTTTTTCTCCTCTGCCAGCTGCCTCTCTGCAGCCGCTCGTGCCTCTTGCTCCACCTTCAGACGCTTCTCCAGCTGCCCCAGCGTCTGCTTATCCTTTTGTTTTGCCTGCACTGCATTATGGAGCCtgcaaaaaaatatcaaatgaacATTGTTATGCAGCTATATAAATCCATACGACATTCTtgcacacgcacgcgcacgcgcacgcgcacacacacacacacacacacacacacacacacacacacacacacacacacacacacacacacacactgccctaATGATACTTGTCTCACTTGTTCTGCAGCAGCTCGTTGTCCTGACGGAGCTGGCTGAGTTCAGAGCGTACGCTGCGTTCTGACGTGCCCAGAGAGCCCAGCTGGCTGCGCAGCTCTTGCTCTGTCTGCCTGCTTGCCTGCAGCTCGGCTTTTAGCTTCTTCACGTCCTGCTCCAGCCTGGGgttaagaagcagaaaaaaaattatgagcaGAAGTTTAGTGGAAAGTAAAAAACTGTCCAAAGCGCACaataatttattacagtattattatgACTGTGTAACTgtgtcaaaataataataatttcaacaataaagtaaaaaacacacatcttGGTTAACTTCTTAATTCTAACCAATCAGCGGCCTTTTCCATGGTGGGTAAATCCCCATTTAGAAATGCCCTGAATAGGTTTTCAcatatgcaatatatatttgAACCCTACTGCATTTACTCCCAGCTGCTGTTTAATTGGAAAGGTCTGAATAATCATTCTGGACGCGACTGCTCGTGTGTTTTACCTGACCAGGGCCTCAGGCTTGCCGAGCTGGTTATTGGGGATGCAGTTATCTGTTGGATCTCTATGCCCGCCTTTGCCTCCACACTTCTGCTTCTTCTCGCCCTTCCCCGAGGATGAAGAAGGTCCTGTCGAGGAGGGCACGCTGCCATTTGCAGTCCCGTGGCCGCGAGGCGACGAGTTACCACCACCCCCAGTGCTggtgtttttgtgatttttcgAGTAGGTGGAATTCGAGGAAGAGGACGAGCATGACGATGAAGAGTTGTCCTCCTTCAGAAGCAGGTTCTCGGTGCTGCCCAGCAGCTCAGAGCTGCTCAGTCTCTTGCTGTTCACATTATTCTCCATGTACTCCAGCTCCTGTGCTTTATTATAGTCCACTACAGGCAGGATGCTGCTGTGATGGTTCTGGTTctgattgtgttgttttttagaCTCGGCCTTGCCTCGCTCTTTCTCGCGATACTCCAGTTCGGGTAAAGTATTCGATGCAGGCTTCTTGCCACCGGCAGAGCCGTTCTGAGTTGCAGGGGCTGATTCGGCGTCCTGTGCACTTTTCGCTGCTGTTCCGGTGAGAGCAgagattacatttaaaattgcgtctgacaaagtaaaaaagaattaaaaaaaaaacaaaaacaattctgctgtacacactgcatTACAGTGCATCACatatttcttataaaaaaaaaataataataaattccttataacaataaaaactgaGCCTTTTCTATTCTCCACCTAACTCATAATTCCCTGCACCCTGTCTTACTGCAGAGGACAGGTTCCCTTTCTTATGGTCTTGTTTAacatttcttcctcatgacttTCAGGGTGTTTTCCCTCAGCAGTCACCTGTGGCTTCCTAGCCTAAATCTACATCCGGATTTGTGTAAAGCCTCTTTGTGACAACTTGTAACATTTAAAGCACTACAGGAAAAATGAGGAAGAGGAGACAGATACAAGCCACTTTAACTTCCTCTTCCCATttgtcattataaaaaaaacaacaactgccGTTTATGGCTCAATTTCAAGACCGAGTTCAACAAAAACACGAtcattcatcaaaaaaaaaaaagaagggctGATTAATATGCTTGATGTTGGTTTATGCATCCGTTCAGACTACGTCTGAATATAAACACCACCAGAGTGCAGCACTACTGAAGAGTCAGGGTCCAGCACAGTTTCCCTGCTCACACATTAGGTTCAGGTGTCCTTGGGGAACTCAAAATGTTTTAGACACTGCATGTCCAGAGCTGCAAATGTATATACCAAATCACATCACTTGCTCTATCCCTTACCCTCTTCCGCCTCTCGCTCTTGTTTCTGCAGCATTTGCTGTTCTGGCGGCAGGGCCTGCTGGAGGAGCTGCATGTAGAACTCGTTCTCCTTTTGCACCTCCTTCTGCTTGCGCAGACGCATCTTGTAGCTCACGTAGCTCTTAAAGCCGAATCCCAGCGTCACCACCGGGTATCCGATACTGCACGGAGATGGATTAAAAACAATGAGACATCTTCACAAATCATGAGGAAGCTTGTACGGTTGCTGACTTACACTCAAACTTTATCTATACACATAGAACCATCAGATCTGGCCTTCAAAACATGATTCCAAATGATatcatttgaatacattttgttaCAATGAGTTTTCAAATGAGGCCAAGTGTAAATTCTGTGTATTTGTCTTTAGAACacattaaaactacaaaaaaaaaattacaaccgATACTCAATGCCCCCCAAAAAGGCTGTTATCATTTATCGCAGTTTCAGTTCTTTAGTGAGTTGTTGGAATTCAAGGTACTACTCTGGACTTTCCACACTAAAGGGCTGTTGAAAAATGTGTTTCTCTTCCTCTGACATTGGAGAATAAGAGGCTCATTTTCCTGACTCGTGGTCAGTGGTGGACtgtaatgaagtaaatataatttgttactgtacttaagtatctttTTCGCAGATCTGTACTTTACCGCAGTATTTCCATTTGGCGAGACTTTAACTTTGCTACATTTCCTAGTCAAATAATCTCAACTGCATTCTGCAAAATCAgacgtttctttttatttatgagtggataaagcCACAACAAgcaaccaatcagggtcgagcgcgtGCTccgttttgattgccgcttggtgtaGCTACTTTTTCACCGACATACAGTTCATCGTCAGTCCAACaggcaagcagaacatttagagaggaataaatgatggaagaaactcctgattcTAAATAGCGAcagcacccgtggccttatGTGCACAATTTCTTTGAAGTAGTTTAAAAGGTTTTGATAATTGAAATAGATATCAATCACTATTTGACTCATAAATATCATTCTATGAATAGATCGTTGTGTTGGGAGTAACAGTCTTTTCACTTTAAcagagttgattaagcaaagtgtcttgtgacaaaaatgctaAAAGGAACATTATATTGGTAATatatcagtactttggatacttagttgcatttgaaggcaaaaaactttgtacctttttttttttttttttactggagtaatattttaccttgtgtatctctttaactcaagtacatggcgTGTGCACTTCGTCCACCACCCCATGAGCTTGACATGTCACTTTCTGACACGGATTTCTGACTGGTTTAAAAGGATGTTTATCAGATCGAAGACATTCTTCGCACACCAAACATGGTATTCTATGCATGAATAGGTGCACGAGACTGAATCCGGTGATCGTGACAAGACAAACCTCATGTGTGGGTCAAATGGCAGAAAAACAATGTACACTGAAAAGCATACAGCATCACATGTGTAAAGGTGTACGAGGGTATGTTTAGGTAGCATCCAAAATAGACCATgtgtaaataacaaaaattcCATAGAGCCGGAGTCAGACCTGATCCAGTTCCTCCTACTGGGGCAGAGCCAAAGGTTCAGTGGATGGAGGATGCATCAGCCTGGTTGTGCAGTGGGTAACATGGGTTGGGCTTAAAGTAGTCATTGGATGAGATTAAGCGCCACCCTCCCTTTGGACCTTAGCGTTAGAAGGTGTGACGAAAAAGCTACTGGTTATTATGTGCTGCCAGATTCAAGCCCCACCTTCCACTTGGGTGTGAATCATGTTCCCATCTGCCTGCGCTTTGTCTTTGCTATCTGGTGAGACATTCCTCTAAAATTACAGCACCTTCCGATTGCAGCGGGATGACACGGATGTCAAGAGACAGTGTAGTGAAGTCACCTTTAAAAGCAGAAACGATGTGTGCACTCTCAGACCGATTTCTTACCAGTGTGCAGCGAAGGGACGACACAGATCCACATGGAAGTCCTTTAGATCTTTGAATCGTATCGCCGCCTCGATATAAACAAAGAGGATCCACAGAGACACGGTGGGGAGGCAGACCCCTCTTTCTGTACACAGGAAAAGACAGGATATATAAACTTTGCGTTCTCTAATCTACTCCATAACAGCAGAAACACCTCAATTAACAATGTataggcaacaacaaaacatttttagtactgttttttttaataagataaTAACAGAAGATAATGACAAGTCCATTTTAGAACATGAAAAGTTCCTCGGTTTTGTGCGTTTTGTATAGGAAAGACAATCTTGATGAAGTGCAGTTTTGTCACACTGACACTAATTACCAGGTCTGTTTCTCTCAGCTGAGAGCCGTTGGCTTTAATTGGAATATCGTTACCGAGTGCAGAATTATACCCACACCCAAAATGTTCTCCAGAACCACGGATCTGCCGCCTCATTCATGAGATTCTTTTTCGGCTGAGCCATTAAAACATACGTGGTGTTAGATTACCAGTGTCGCCATGTTTACACTGACTGTTTAATTTCAAACACGCCTTAAAGCCCCGACTCAGGGTTTTGGGATTAAAGAGTTTCATGGTAAAGCTGAACAGCGTGTCATTATAGTTGTTTTATTGCGTCTtcaatttcttacatttttaaatccatctgtctctccatctgttcCTGTCTCGGTCTTACTACCTTTAAATCTGTATGTCTCTGTAAATGCTCCTCTCTACCTTTTAAATCTGTAtgtctccgtctctctctccacctTTTAAATCTGTATGACTCCGTCTGTTCCTGTCTCTGTCTACCTTTAAATCTGTCAATTTTTGTCTGTTACTGTCTACCTTTAAATCTGTAATGTCTCTGCCTTTCTCTTTCTGGCAGCATATCTGTCTCTACCATCAAACTGGTCTCTTTGTCTGTTCCGGTctgtgtctttttctctctgatgacctctctccctctctctctttctctggctACATATCTCTCCCTACTTGTAAATCTGTCTGTTCCTCTCTGTTTTTCCTCTTCCCCTTTtaatgtctgtctctctctcacttcttatctccatctctctcttccaCTGTCTGTATGtttcattctctctgtctgtgtctcttttagacTGTGTATGCCACACAAACAAGAAACTGCACTTGGACGCATGCAGTAAAAAGCTTGAGTGAACTGATACGGAAACGTCCGCACCAGTGCTTTGCTTTCTTTTGATTCCTCTGCACTTTCTGTTTCCTGGCACTCATTAACATGACACGCCTGAGCCATGAACAGGCCCGGGCGCAGCTTTCTAATAACCGGCGTTCACTTTCTATTCATCCGAACACAGAGATGAGTGTCAAACACACTTGGACTGATTGGATATGATCTGCATTGTGTGTTGGGTTCAATTATTCCTCCACTGTTAAGCACAATTATCAGCAAGTCGTATACTGCTCacattctatataatatatatatatatatatatatatatatatatatatatatatatatatatatatatatgaagatgTCATGGCAACAAACTAAATTTCCATTTTTAGGTGTCAACTACTAAATTTGTACTGCTTTGGGGTTTTAGAAACACAGCAGGTTGGACAGATTTTGTAAGTCTCtctacagattaatcactatatacagtatatatatatacacattataataaGGAACAAATGTGTACTTAATTCAATAAAGCAGGAAATGTTGCACcggaaaaacaaataattaaattaaatagtaattaaaaattaagaaatatttGATAACAAAAATATGTCTCTGTATGTCTggtctctctcccactctctcccTACACCATGTGTCTCTCTGCCTTTCTTCTGTCTCTCCCTCACAGTCAGAGAGAAGAGACACAGAGGTGCTAAAGATGGAGAGCGTAAAAGGAGCGTGTGAAAGATAGACTGACAGATAGAAAAGAGACGCAGGAGAAAGAGTGGGCTAAAGATGGACAGAGTAGAGGCAGAGAGTGgaagagggacagagagactAAGAGAGAAAAAGGGGCCAAAGAGATGAACAAAGTAGAGGAAgacagagcaaaagagagacagaaaggggGCAGCAAAAGATGGACAGAGTAGATGGAGAGGGTGGAAGAAAGGCAGTAGAAATAGGGGTCAATGAGAGATCTACCCTGTCCATCTCTTACTGTCCCCCCAGTCCATGTCTGTCTCCACTCTCCCATTACTCTGGCCATCTTTCGTTGACTCACTTTTCCTCTCTTCCAtgccacctctctctctttctcatgctAACATACCATTTCTCACTGTCTCTCCCTTTGTCTGTATCTCCCTGTTCTCGCTTTCTTATTCAACCAttcagtcactcacacacactccccctctctctctctctctatttgtctgtctatctttctcttatctctctctcattcttccaTTCaatctctcactgtctctattTCCTCTCTGGAAATTATTCTCTTTCCATTGCTCCCTCTTAAATCGGTCCATCTTcctctgttttcttttattctactatctcatctcatctcatctctctctctctctctctctctctctctctctctctctctctctcgctctctctctctctctctctctctcacattcttccattccatctctctttctttgggAATCTTTCTGGTTTTATCACTCCCTTTTCACCTGTCCATGCTGTGCTCttctttttgttctataatcccatccctttctctctccatttGTTCTCTTACTTTTCCcattacctctctctctctctctctctctctctctccctccctccctccctccctccctccctccatctcttctctctcccttGACCCTGTCCACATCCCTCCATTCTCCCTCTTTCCCACCATGTTTTTTTCGTCAACTTCTCGTTGTCAGTGAAAAAGCTATTTTTAGCTGCTAATCAATTCGTTCGGAAGCGTTTCTTCTCCGCATGCTAGGAGTTACGCCCGGCAGATGGCAAAGCTTTTCGCACACTATTGAGCTGAATTCCACTTTTCCGCAATGTGGAAACCCATTACCCACGCAACTCTTCCATGCCATCGTTTATCTGAATCGTCTGCTTTTAATTATCTTTCATTCACAGCTTTACTGTTGGTGGTACAAAAATAACACTACTCACTGCCTCGCTGGATAAACTGGACAATAAACTAaacgtgtgtgtgcgcaagtgagagagacagaggacgTCTTATACAGTCAAATATTGCTTTTCTATTTGTGTGGTTTAAATATGGccaaaaatttatataaataaataaataaataaataaataaacaaacaaataaatctaaaagtTGAGCAAAAAAGGGACCCTGACAAAAATAAATGCCCCAgagcttttaatttattttttatatttttttttacagattttagcTGCTGAAATGTACGTGTACGTCTCCATATCGCATGAAATAATGCAGCATTATGCAGTAACTCTGTGTGAAATGATGTCAGGATCAAAGACAGTTCTGTTGGTGTTACCTGTGTGCCAGACATACTGCACCCACACGTATGTGCTGGCGGCAAAAAACAGCCACTGCACAGGGATGAAGAGCAGGCAGATGATGTCGGATGTAAacgccacacacacaaagaacacTGAGAAAGCCTGAAAGAAACGACAGAGCGTA harbors:
- the maco1b gene encoding macoilin-2; the protein is MKRRNADCSKLRRPLKRNRITEGIYGSTFLYLKFLVVWALVLLADFVLEFRFEYLWPFWLFIRSVYDSFRYQGLAFSVFFVCVAFTSDIICLLFIPVQWLFFAASTYVWVQYVWHTERGVCLPTVSLWILFVYIEAAIRFKDLKDFHVDLCRPFAAHCIGYPVVTLGFGFKSYVSYKMRLRKQKEVQKENEFYMQLLQQALPPEQQMLQKQEREAEEAAKSAQDAESAPATQNGSAGGKKPASNTLPELEYREKERGKAESKKQHNQNQNHHSSILPVVDYNKAQELEYMENNVNSKRLSSSELLGSTENLLLKEDNSSSSCSSSSSNSTYSKNHKNTSTGGGGNSSPRGHGTANGSVPSSTGPSSSSGKGEKKQKCGGKGGHRDPTDNCIPNNQLGKPEALVRLEQDVKKLKAELQASRQTEQELRSQLGSLGTSERSVRSELSQLRQDNELLQNKLHNAVQAKQKDKQTLGQLEKRLKVEQEARAAAERQLAEEKKRKKLEEARAAALAAASRGECTESLRRRISELETECKKLTLDIKVKEDLICELELKVQELHKYKENEKDTEVLMSALSAMQDKTQHLENSLSAETRIKLDLFSALGDAKRQLEIAQGQILQKDQEIKDLKQKIAEVMAVMPSIGYSTDTSNMNPVTPHYSSKFMDTSPSGLDPNASVYQPLKK